A window from Terriglobales bacterium encodes these proteins:
- a CDS encoding RDD family protein — protein sequence MACPVCPGICRCGGNDAAEPSTVSEHVAVVIDPEHYDFSEESFAAGERMASAGVREPDARAQQRSVAEPLDNEPDVATALEAAARSERLAQLRPARRTIVLVEPNTAERPLEPGEWRREVSSRVNRYRARRRPRVERPRSLGLNFEPAPPSSSAPAIPIRKEIATPLPSPFVDPELSLQPGEPEASAVEREQSAMAQQQSVANPSIAEPLAEPGRQMASAVVPANETNASAEELTAMQIELYGVERYWPNVAPRNQKPFWKHDPEVAQFQPVSLQAIQFDQAQEDLEAQDDLAVAKDVIIIKDDPVPVETPVIFSEQFDGSIISDLTEAVFAAEQPVGEDEFIEAPVTLTPVAVSPIQTNIEPDEELADPVMLSPHVFEEEEINLAELAAQAEVFVEPAPPIALVELSAAPESTQPPPGMQALLLVAPIYLRATMEAVDFCVSGTGFLLFGFILLWAGVLPEGKAFTIMSAILPGFFWALYQYLFLVNTGSTPGMRLAGLRLTSFEGDAVSPSRRRARALSIGLSTFALGLGFLWVLLDEDHLCWHDRASKTFVTRERPEYVGNESV from the coding sequence ATGGCTTGTCCCGTCTGTCCGGGTATTTGCCGATGTGGAGGCAACGATGCTGCTGAACCATCTACGGTAAGCGAGCACGTTGCTGTTGTCATTGACCCAGAACATTACGATTTCAGCGAAGAAAGCTTCGCAGCGGGTGAGCGGATGGCGAGCGCTGGGGTGCGCGAGCCAGACGCGAGGGCGCAGCAGCGAAGCGTTGCGGAGCCCTTAGATAACGAACCTGATGTCGCCACCGCGCTCGAAGCGGCGGCGCGTTCCGAACGCCTGGCGCAACTGAGGCCGGCGCGAAGGACCATTGTTCTGGTGGAACCCAACACCGCCGAACGCCCGCTTGAACCGGGTGAATGGCGGCGGGAGGTTTCATCGCGCGTGAACCGCTACCGCGCGCGCAGGCGTCCGCGAGTGGAGAGGCCACGTTCGTTGGGCCTGAACTTCGAACCCGCACCTCCTTCCTCTTCAGCTCCAGCGATTCCCATCAGGAAAGAAATTGCAACGCCACTACCATCGCCGTTTGTGGATCCAGAGCTTTCTCTACAACCGGGTGAGCCCGAAGCGAGCGCGGTTGAGCGCGAACAGAGTGCGATGGCGCAACAGCAAAGCGTTGCGAATCCCAGCATTGCGGAGCCCTTAGCCGAACCAGGTAGGCAGATGGCGAGCGCCGTCGTGCCTGCAAATGAGACAAATGCGAGCGCGGAAGAGTTAACCGCCATGCAGATTGAGCTCTATGGTGTCGAGCGCTATTGGCCTAACGTTGCGCCGCGCAACCAAAAGCCCTTCTGGAAGCACGACCCTGAAGTTGCGCAGTTCCAACCTGTTTCACTCCAGGCCATTCAGTTCGACCAGGCCCAAGAAGACTTGGAAGCACAAGATGATCTGGCTGTAGCAAAGGATGTGATTATTATTAAAGACGATCCAGTTCCAGTAGAAACGCCTGTAATTTTTTCCGAGCAGTTCGATGGCAGCATAATTTCTGACTTGACTGAGGCAGTTTTCGCGGCCGAGCAGCCGGTCGGCGAAGACGAGTTCATTGAAGCTCCGGTCACCCTGACTCCGGTTGCGGTGAGCCCGATTCAGACAAACATTGAACCGGATGAAGAATTGGCTGACCCGGTCATGCTGTCACCCCATGTCTTTGAAGAGGAAGAGATCAACCTGGCCGAGCTAGCCGCCCAGGCAGAGGTTTTTGTGGAACCGGCCCCGCCGATTGCCCTTGTAGAACTGTCTGCAGCGCCGGAAAGCACACAACCGCCACCGGGAATGCAGGCACTGTTGCTGGTGGCGCCGATTTACTTGCGGGCAACGATGGAGGCCGTTGATTTCTGCGTCTCTGGGACTGGGTTTTTGCTATTCGGCTTCATCTTGTTGTGGGCAGGCGTCTTGCCGGAGGGCAAGGCGTTCACCATCATGTCGGCCATTTTGCCGGGCTTTTTCTGGGCGCTCTACCAGTATCTATTTCTGGTAAATACCGGAAGCACGCCCGGAATGCGGCTTGCCGGCCTTCGACTTACCAGCTTTGAAGGCGATGCCGTTTCTCCCTCCCGCCGCCGTGCACGAGCTTTGAGTATAGGGCTCTCAACCTTCGCGCTGGGATTGGGATTCCTCTGGGTCTTGCTGGATGAAGACCACCTTTGCTGGCACGACCGCGCCAGCAAAACATTCGTAACGCGCGAGCGCCCTGAATATGTGGGCAATGAGTCGGTTTAA
- a CDS encoding enoyl-CoA hydratase/isomerase family protein has translation MVVVGTAAQTPAKVNKYILFDTSTFVAHITLNHPPYNVLTVQLMVEVAEAVESLNGRNDIKCIVLDSSQKAFCAGISLEDSKADRVFQTLDAFNRIFQAFRDISKPLIVVVNGAAIGAGSELVAFGDMVIATPNAKFAQPEVKMGVFPPFAAIMLPQLIGPKKTYELILTGEALSADDALRLGFVNKLVPETGLRAAVEQILTRINEFSGPVLEMTKTVISTSLGLPWNEAMKKSQDIYLNQLMDLEDVQEGLRAVLEKRKPIWKNK, from the coding sequence ATGGTAGTGGTTGGCACGGCAGCGCAAACACCTGCGAAGGTAAACAAATATATTCTCTTCGATACGTCCACCTTTGTGGCCCACATCACCCTGAATCATCCGCCCTACAACGTGCTGACCGTGCAGTTGATGGTTGAAGTGGCCGAAGCTGTGGAGAGCTTGAATGGACGCAATGACATCAAGTGCATTGTCCTGGATTCTTCGCAGAAGGCCTTTTGTGCGGGAATATCGCTGGAAGACTCCAAGGCCGACCGCGTCTTCCAGACCCTGGATGCCTTCAACCGTATCTTTCAGGCCTTTCGTGACATCTCCAAGCCGTTGATCGTGGTCGTGAATGGAGCTGCCATTGGCGCAGGTTCCGAACTGGTTGCCTTCGGCGACATGGTGATTGCCACGCCCAACGCCAAGTTCGCACAGCCCGAGGTCAAGATGGGCGTCTTTCCGCCTTTTGCCGCAATTATGCTGCCGCAATTAATCGGCCCTAAGAAGACCTACGAGTTGATTCTTACCGGGGAAGCTCTCAGCGCCGACGACGCTCTTCGCCTGGGATTCGTGAACAAGCTGGTTCCAGAAACAGGACTGCGGGCCGCGGTTGAGCAGATCCTCACGCGCATCAATGAATTCAGTGGACCGGTGCTGGAGATGACCAAGACCGTGATCTCCACTTCGCTTGGCCTGCCCTGGAATGAGGCCATGAAGAAATCCCAGGACATCTACCTCAATCAGCTTATGGATCTGGAAGACGTACAAGAGGGTCTGCGCGCCGTCCTGGAAAAACGCAAGCCCATCTGGAAGAACAAGTAG
- a CDS encoding response regulator transcription factor: MKIRVIIAEDQSMVLGALAALLENEGDIEVVGQAHNGLEAMKMVRSLKPDLLLTDIEMPEMSGLEVAAELKRQQSPVRVIILTTFARAGYLRRALDSGAAGYLLKDSPASQLANAVRRVHAGMRAIAPELAAEAWGESDPLTDRERQILRLAGEGISSTEIAAKFRLSEGTVRNYLSEAISKLGASNRVEAARIARQKGWL, translated from the coding sequence ATGAAGATTCGCGTCATCATCGCTGAAGACCAATCCATGGTGCTGGGTGCGCTGGCGGCGCTGCTGGAGAACGAAGGCGACATTGAGGTCGTGGGCCAGGCGCACAATGGGCTGGAGGCCATGAAGATGGTCCGCTCTCTCAAGCCGGATTTACTTTTGACGGATATCGAAATGCCCGAGATGAGCGGATTGGAAGTGGCAGCCGAACTGAAACGCCAGCAATCGCCAGTGCGTGTGATTATTCTGACTACGTTTGCGCGTGCCGGATACTTGCGCCGTGCACTCGATTCAGGTGCGGCCGGGTATCTGTTGAAGGATTCCCCGGCATCCCAGTTGGCCAACGCCGTGCGGCGTGTGCACGCCGGCATGCGGGCGATTGCGCCGGAGCTGGCGGCGGAAGCCTGGGGTGAAAGCGATCCGCTGACAGACCGCGAGCGCCAGATTCTGCGGCTGGCAGGAGAAGGCATCTCGAGCACCGAAATCGCAGCCAAATTCCGCTTGTCCGAGGGAACGGTCCGCAATTATCTTTCCGAAGCCATCAGCAAGCTGGGCGCAAGCAACCGAGTTGAAGCTGCGCGCATTGCGCGGCAAAAAGGCTGGCTTTAA
- the rpiB gene encoding ribose 5-phosphate isomerase B codes for MKISLGADHAGFELKEKIKKLLLQEGLQVNDQGTLSSESVDYPDFARKVGEEVANHSADLGILVCGSGIGMSIAANKVLGVRAANVSSEYEAQLSREHNDANVLALGARVLSDQMAFQIVHKWLETSFAGGRHLRRVEKISEIEREEAKA; via the coding sequence ATGAAAATCTCCCTCGGTGCCGATCATGCCGGCTTCGAATTGAAGGAAAAGATCAAGAAGCTGCTTCTTCAAGAGGGCCTGCAGGTGAACGATCAGGGCACGCTCTCGAGCGAATCAGTGGATTATCCTGATTTCGCCCGCAAGGTGGGGGAGGAAGTGGCCAATCACAGTGCCGATCTTGGCATTCTGGTATGCGGCAGCGGAATCGGAATGTCCATAGCCGCCAACAAGGTTTTGGGCGTGCGTGCGGCAAATGTCAGCAGTGAATACGAGGCCCAATTAAGCCGCGAGCACAACGACGCCAATGTTCTCGCGCTGGGTGCGCGCGTCCTGAGCGATCAGATGGCCTTCCAGATCGTTCACAAATGGCTGGAGACCTCCTTTGCCGGCGGACGCCATCTACGACGTGTGGAAAAAATAAGCGAGATCGAACGGGAAGAGGCGAAAGCCTAG
- a CDS encoding ABC transporter permease → MSSSVQVQVGAWSGGRAMRTTNQTLRIYFNEAKYEFLKLLRLPIYAISTIAFPLMFYVLFGLVLNQRQTVGSISVATYLLASYGAFGVIGASLFGFGVGVATERGQGWLQVKRASPMPPFAYFLAKLIMSSLFSLIVVLLLFTLGAAFGHVRMPLATWAALAGTLVMGALPFGAMGLAIGYFAGPNSAPAVCNVLYLPMAFASGLWVPIEFLPKFMQSIAPFLPPYHFVQLALAQVGAGHSGGQWVHIAALNGFTLLFLVLAAVGYRRDEGKMYG, encoded by the coding sequence CAAGTTGGCGCCTGGAGTGGCGGCCGAGCAATGCGTACCACCAACCAGACCCTGCGTATTTATTTCAACGAGGCAAAATACGAGTTCCTGAAGCTATTGCGGCTTCCCATCTATGCGATATCGACAATTGCTTTTCCACTGATGTTTTACGTGCTCTTCGGACTGGTGTTAAACCAGAGGCAGACGGTCGGCTCAATAAGCGTTGCCACCTATCTGCTCGCGTCGTATGGGGCCTTCGGCGTAATTGGCGCTTCCCTCTTCGGCTTTGGGGTGGGAGTGGCGACAGAGCGCGGCCAGGGTTGGCTGCAGGTGAAGCGTGCCTCGCCCATGCCTCCCTTCGCCTACTTCCTGGCCAAACTCATCATGAGTTCTCTGTTCAGCCTCATTGTGGTCTTGCTTTTGTTCACGTTAGGCGCAGCTTTCGGCCATGTGCGCATGCCATTGGCCACCTGGGCTGCACTGGCCGGTACGCTGGTCATGGGCGCGCTTCCCTTCGGCGCCATGGGATTGGCCATAGGATATTTCGCCGGACCGAACTCGGCGCCGGCAGTGTGCAACGTTCTTTATCTGCCCATGGCATTTGCGTCGGGCCTTTGGGTGCCAATCGAGTTTTTGCCGAAATTCATGCAAAGCATCGCGCCTTTCTTACCACCGTACCATTTTGTCCAACTGGCGCTCGCTCAGGTTGGAGCCGGTCACAGCGGCGGCCAGTGGGTGCACATAGCCGCCCTCAACGGATTTACGCTCTTGTTCCTCGTGCTCGCGGCCGTGGGCTATCGCCGCGACGAGGGCAAGATGTACGGGTGA
- a CDS encoding sensor histidine kinase — protein sequence MRLLPEKIRAEVGWMPYVWLVWLFYFVLEPFLNRPSVGRRLEMLAELCVFLALYFLGYWLEGKSRLWAIAGITVLAMVLTPRNWGASAFFVYAAAFAGFCGETELAIAVLLLLEASASVVMWAFHIPLELWVSTSFLIAAIGAMNIQQAKRIAANARLRLAHEEIEHLAKTAERERIARDLHDVLGHTLSVIILKSELASRLADKDPPRAIQEIRDVERISREALAEVRSALKGYRAAGLDAEIAQARATLETAGIKVQASASGRLQLSSAQEGVLALVIREAVTNILRHSQATECNLRLLQSNGVCTLEVADNGCGSNGVEGEGIKGMRQRVETLGGNLQRTNTPGTTLTITLPRTTINPNGVQ from the coding sequence ATGAGACTCCTTCCCGAAAAGATTAGAGCTGAGGTCGGCTGGATGCCTTATGTCTGGCTGGTCTGGCTGTTCTATTTCGTGCTTGAGCCGTTTTTAAACCGGCCGTCTGTTGGCAGGCGGCTGGAGATGCTGGCAGAACTTTGCGTGTTTCTGGCGCTCTACTTCCTGGGTTATTGGCTTGAGGGGAAGAGTAGGCTTTGGGCCATTGCAGGCATCACGGTGCTCGCGATGGTGCTCACTCCACGCAATTGGGGCGCTTCGGCATTCTTCGTATACGCGGCGGCGTTCGCGGGGTTTTGCGGGGAAACCGAGTTGGCCATTGCAGTCCTGCTGTTGCTGGAGGCCAGCGCCAGCGTTGTCATGTGGGCCTTTCACATACCCCTGGAGCTCTGGGTCTCCACCTCTTTCCTGATCGCCGCGATCGGGGCCATGAATATTCAGCAGGCGAAACGCATAGCGGCGAACGCCCGCTTGCGGCTGGCGCATGAAGAAATCGAGCACCTGGCCAAAACCGCGGAACGCGAACGCATTGCGCGCGACCTGCATGACGTCCTGGGCCACACGCTTTCCGTCATCATCCTGAAATCAGAGCTGGCTTCGAGGCTTGCCGACAAAGATCCGCCTCGAGCCATCCAGGAGATTCGCGACGTTGAGCGCATCTCGCGAGAGGCGCTGGCGGAAGTACGAAGCGCGCTGAAAGGCTACCGTGCCGCCGGCCTGGATGCGGAAATTGCCCAGGCACGTGCCACGCTGGAAACCGCCGGCATCAAGGTGCAAGCCTCGGCTTCCGGCCGTTTGCAGCTCAGCTCTGCCCAGGAGGGAGTGCTGGCTCTGGTGATTCGCGAGGCAGTGACCAATATCCTGCGCCACTCCCAGGCCACCGAGTGCAACCTGCGATTGTTGCAGAGCAATGGTGTGTGCACCCTGGAAGTTGCCGACAATGGTTGCGGCAGCAACGGCGTAGAAGGCGAAGGCATCAAAGGCATGCGCCAACGGGTGGAGACCCTCGGCGGCAACTTGCAGCGCACGAATACTCCCGGCACCACGCTGACCATCACCCTCCCCCGCACAACCATCAATCCGAATGGAGTGCAATGA